From one Scophthalmus maximus strain ysfricsl-2021 chromosome 19, ASM2237912v1, whole genome shotgun sequence genomic stretch:
- the vps33a gene encoding vacuolar protein sorting-associated protein 33A, with the protein MAAHLSYGRVNLNILREAARKELREFLDKCAGSKAIVWDEYLTGPFGLIAQYSLLKEHEVEKMFTLKSGRLPSADVKNIIFFVRPRLELMDIIAENVCSEDKQHSPRDFHILFVPRRSMLCEQRLKEQGVLGSFINIDEYILDLIPYDGDLLSMEYESAFRECYLENDQTSLYHTAKGLMTLQALYGTIPQIYGKGECARHVANMMLRMKREFAGSQNQILPVFDTLLLLDRNVDLLTPVATQLTYEGLIDEIYGINNGYVKLPPEKFAQKKQGEASKDLPTEPKKLQLNSAEELYAEIRDKNFNAVGAALSKKAKIISAAFEERHNAKTVGEIKQFVSQLPHMQAARSSLANHTSVAELIKDITTSEAFFDNLTVEQEFMTGVDTDKVNTYIEDSIAQKDPLIKILRLVCMQSVCNNGLKQKVFDYYKREILQTYGYEHILTLNNLEKSGLLKPQTSSRNNYPTIRKTLKLWMEDANEQNPNDISYVYSGYAPLSIRLTQVLARPGWRSIEEVLKMLPGPHFEERQQLPAGLHKKRQQGENRTTLVFFLGGVTYAEIAALRFLSQMEDSGMEYIIATTKLINGTTWIKSLMDRPESQTP; encoded by the exons atggctgcGCACTTATCGTACGGTCGCgttaatttaaacattttgagAGAAGCGGCACGGAAAGAGCTTCGGGAGTTTTTGGACAAATGTGCAGGAAGCAAG GCCATTGTATGGGACGAATATCTGACGGGACCTTTTGGACTGATAGCTCAGTATTCTCTCCTGAAG gAACATGAGGTGGAAAAGATGTTCACCCTCAAGAGCGGCCGGCTCCCCTCTGCTGATGTCAAAAATATCATCTTCTTCGTCCGCCCCAGACTGGAGCTTATGGACATTATTGCTGAGAATGTGTGCAG TGAGGACAAGCAGCATTCGCCGCGAGACttccacattttgtttgtgcctCGGCGGAGCATGCTGTGTGAACAGCGGCTGAAGGAGCAGGGAGTGCTGGGCTCCTTCATCAACATCGACGAGTACATCCTTGACCTGATTCCCTATGATGGTGACCTGCTCTCCATGGAGTATGAAAGTGCTTTCAGG GAGTGCTACCTGGAAAATGATCAGACAAGCCTTTACCACACAGCCAAAGGCCTCATGACCTTACAGGCGCTGTATGGCACCATTCCACAGATATATGGGAAAGGAGAATGTGCACGG CACGTTGCTAACATGAtgctgaggatgaagagggagttTGCGGGCAGTCAAAACCAGATCCTGCCCGTGTTCGATACTCTGCTCCTCCTGGACCGTAATGTTGACCTGCTCACACCTGTGGCCACACAGCTCACCTACGAGGGTCTCATCGACGAGATCTATGGAATTAATAATG GTTATGTCAAGTTGCCCCCTGAGAAGTTTGCGCAGAAAAAGCAAGGTGAAGCAAGTAAAGATTTACCCACCGAGCCCAAGAAGTTGCAGCTCAACTCGGCAGAGGAACTGTACGCAGAAATACGAGACAAAAATTTTAATGCTGTCGGAGCAGCACTGAGCAAGAAGGCCAAAATAATTTCTGCTGCCTTTGAG GAACGCCATAATGCCAAAACAGTGGGAGAAATAAAGCAGTTTGTGTCTCAGTTGCCTCATATGCAGGCAGCACGGAGCTCACTGGCTAACCACACTTCTGTAGCAGAGCTGATCAAGGACATCACCA CTTCTGAGGCCTTCTTTGATAATCTAACTGTGGAGCAGGAGTTTATGACTGGAGTCGACACAGACAAG GTGAACACATACATAGAAGACTCCATTGCCCAAAAGGATCCACTGATCAAGATTCTACGCCTGGTGTGTATGCAGTCAGTCTGCAACAATGGCCTTAAGCAGAAGGTGTTTGACTACTACAAGAGGGAGATTCTACAg accTATGGTTATGAACACATACTAACACTGAACAACCTGGAGAAGTCGGGTCTTTTGAAGCCACAGACGAGCTCGAGGAACAACTACCCCACTATTCGGAAAACCCTTAAGCTGTGGATGGAGGATGCCAATGAACAG AACCCCAATGACATCTCCTATGTGTACAGTGGCTATGCTCCACTTAGCATCCGGCTGACCCAGGTACTGGCCAGGCCCGGGTGGCGTAGCATCGAAGAAGTGCTGAAGATGCTTCCCGGCCCACACTTTGAGGAGAGACAACAGCTGCCGGCCGGGCTCCATAAGAAAC GCCAGCAGGGGGAAAATCGGACAACGCTGGTGTTCTTCCTCGGTGGAGTGACATATGCAGAAATAGCCGCTCTTCGTTTCCTCTCTCAAATGGAAGACAGCGGGATGGAGTACATCATAGCCACCACAAAACTCATAAACGGTACAACTTGGATCAAGTCCCTCATGGACCGACCTGAATCTCAGACCCCCTGA